The Panacibacter microcysteis genome includes a window with the following:
- a CDS encoding phosphatase PAP2 family protein, with product MKKIIFPLAAIISVSLIYLGCSKDIHERTADLPALNPANIDLDAGAWKLVLLSRPDSFAVAAPAATNLPGYIGELNEIKGLQANLTDDQRAKIKFWAAGAVLRMNELMRELVAKHNLPPYQNEDDTYPIPNSANPFAYPQFPFSNPPYAARAYGYVSAAQYDALVACWYYKKLYNRAAPYKVDSVINANAMAAKTDLPSYPSEQAVLAGVTAEMMKMLFPTEIAYVNAKVEELQLATMASGACVRSDWAAGEALGRQIASVFAARGRSDNTSKAVGTPAQWDSLAQACIDRGETPWISLETPKRPPMLPFFGNVRPFLFDSLTVKNVLRPGPPPSTSSAQMKQETEEVKSYVVNPSAENLKIVQFWADGAGTATPPGHWNAIASEDFIDKHFSEVRWARNLALLNMAEMDAAIVCWDTKYHYFNPRPSQMDPSIKTLTGIPNFPSYISGHSTFSGAAATILGHINPERADDYMKMAEEAAKSRLLGGIHYNASDCKVGMDVGKKVGNYAVQRALTDGAE from the coding sequence ATGAAAAAGATAATATTCCCACTTGCTGCAATAATCTCCGTTTCATTAATATACCTCGGTTGTTCAAAAGATATACATGAACGTACGGCAGATCTGCCGGCGTTAAACCCCGCTAACATAGACCTTGATGCAGGTGCGTGGAAGCTGGTGCTTTTATCGCGCCCCGACTCTTTTGCAGTGGCGGCACCTGCTGCCACAAACCTGCCCGGTTACATTGGTGAATTGAACGAGATAAAAGGCCTGCAGGCAAACCTTACTGATGACCAGCGTGCGAAAATAAAATTCTGGGCAGCCGGTGCTGTGTTGAGAATGAATGAACTGATGCGTGAGCTGGTAGCAAAGCATAATCTTCCACCATACCAGAATGAAGATGACACTTACCCGATCCCTAATTCAGCAAACCCGTTTGCCTACCCGCAGTTCCCGTTTTCAAACCCGCCGTATGCAGCACGTGCATATGGGTATGTAAGTGCTGCGCAGTATGATGCATTGGTTGCCTGCTGGTACTATAAGAAGTTGTATAACAGGGCTGCACCATACAAGGTAGATTCAGTTATTAATGCCAATGCAATGGCTGCTAAAACAGATCTGCCGTCTTACCCGTCTGAGCAGGCGGTTTTGGCCGGCGTTACAGCAGAAATGATGAAAATGTTGTTCCCTACAGAAATAGCATATGTGAACGCAAAGGTGGAAGAGCTGCAACTGGCTACCATGGCTTCCGGTGCATGCGTACGAAGCGACTGGGCTGCGGGTGAAGCACTCGGCCGCCAGATAGCATCTGTATTTGCAGCGCGTGGCCGCAGTGATAATACTTCCAAAGCCGTTGGTACCCCTGCACAGTGGGATAGCCTGGCACAGGCATGTATAGACAGGGGCGAAACACCGTGGATCAGCCTTGAGACGCCAAAAAGACCACCTATGTTGCCTTTCTTTGGCAATGTGCGTCCCTTTTTATTCGATTCTTTAACGGTAAAGAATGTTTTGCGCCCCGGCCCGCCACCTTCTACCAGCAGTGCGCAAATGAAACAGGAAACAGAAGAGGTAAAAAGCTATGTGGTTAACCCCAGTGCAGAAAACCTGAAGATCGTACAGTTTTGGGCAGATGGCGCGGGAACAGCCACACCTCCCGGTCACTGGAATGCCATAGCATCTGAAGATTTTATTGACAAGCATTTTAGCGAAGTAAGATGGGCAAGAAATCTTGCACTCTTAAACATGGCAGAGATGGATGCAGCTATTGTATGCTGGGATACGAAATATCATTACTTCAATCCACGCCCTAGCCAGATGGATCCGTCTATTAAAACATTGACAGGCATTCCAAATTTTCCTTCTTACATATCTGGCCATTCAACATTCAGCGGAGCCGCAGCAACCATACTTGGGCACATTAATCCTGAAAGAGCCGACGATTACATGAAGATGGCAGAGGAAGCTGCAAAATCAAGATTGCTCGGTGGCATACATTATAATGCAAGCGATTGTAAAGTGGGTATGGATGTAGGAAAGA